The Rhodothermales bacterium nucleotide sequence TCAGGATGGTGAACCAGTGTCCGGGCGGCGTTTCGGAAGCCGGACCGTCCGCCCAGAACTCGGCGAGCACACGGGCATAGTCGCCGCGCGGCACCATCTCGGGCTCGTACGGCTGGCCCGTATACGGGTTGACGGTGTGGCCCTGGCCGGCGGTCACGTAGCCGTTGAAGAGGTCGTAGAATTCCTTGTATTCTTCGACGGTCTCCGGATAGCTCTCAAACGGGTTGTTGCCCCGGCCAGCCGGCGAGATGTCCCACATGACCCCGTCGTTGGGATCCAGATGCGACGACCAGATGACGTTGGTGATGAAGTTCCACTTGTAGAAGTCGAGGCCGGCCTCGTCTTCCACATGCGGGGGCGCTCCCGGATCGTGGTACACCCAGTACGGCACACCGTCGCGTTCGTACACGGTCAGATCCTCCTCTTTCAACGAAAAAGGCGTGACCTGGCCCCAGTGCGGGCTGAGGAAGCCCGGCGTGGCACCGGGGATCACTTCGCCGTTTTCGCCCAGCGTATAGCTGAGGACGAGCGGCTGCCAGCGGTTGAGGTCTACAATGTCCGGATTGCCCGGCAGACCGACCACGAGTGCGGGGTTCGCCGGCGCATAGGCGATCGTCGAGGCGTAGTTGTTGTCTTCGTTCGAACCGTCCTGCAGACCGCCGTCGATCATGCACTGGGCGATGTAGTTGCCCAGCGCTGCCGGCCCGTCGTTGGCGTAATCGACCGAGGTGACGTTGGTGTCGTAGCCCAGCGTCGCCATCAAGTCATCAAACTCGGCCAGCGAGGTGGCGGCATTCGGTGAAATGGAGAAGCGATGCGAAAGTAGACGGTACGCCGCGTAGCTGATCGTCTCGTCCCGCGCGGCATCGACATCCGTCGGCACCGGGACGCCGTCAAACGGACACGCGTGCCCGCCGTAGGAGTTGCCCAGGATGTACGTCTTGGCGGTGGCGTCGTACGCGGCCCAGCCGTCGTACATCACGGCAGCGTTGTGGAACAGGTTGCGCGCATGGACGGTCGGGCGAGGCGTGTCGACGCGGACGGCGTCCAACTGCACTTCGTTCCACTGCCGTGCGACCGAGTGATCCTGCGCCTGGGCCGCCATCGGCGCCAATCCCAGAAGGCAGACGGCAGCCCATCGCGTGTATCGCGATGCGCGAGGGGAGGATGCGTGCATACCACGCCCCTGACCCCATGATAGTAGGGTGGTTTTCATGTTGGCTTGCAGTACTGATGAAAATTATTGCTTGCAATTCGGACGGAGAACGGAGGTCGTCCATGAGGGGCATCAATCCCCGTCTAAGGCCAGCGATCTGAATGCTAACCGTTCTATCTATCGGGGTGTGGGGATTGACCTTACAAATATGCGCTATTCCGGGGCGCAGAGTTGTCGCGGATATGCGGTTAAATGTTAAGAGAATGTTAAGTATATGGATTTGCTGTAACGTTGCTCCAGCTCATGTAACGCCGGCCAGCCGCGTCGCTGCCGCTATTGTA carries:
- a CDS encoding T9SS type A sorting domain-containing protein; translation: MAAQAQDHSVARQWNEVQLDAVRVDTPRPTVHARNLFHNAAVMYDGWAAYDATAKTYILGNSYGGHACPFDGVPVPTDVDAARDETISYAAYRLLSHRFSISPNAATSLAEFDDLMATLGYDTNVTSVDYANDGPAALGNYIAQCMIDGGLQDGSNEDNNYASTIAYAPANPALVVGLPGNPDIVDLNRWQPLVLSYTLGENGEVIPGATPGFLSPHWGQVTPFSLKEEDLTVYERDGVPYWVYHDPGAPPHVEDEAGLDFYKWNFITNVIWSSHLDPNDGVMWDISPAGRGNNPFESYPETVEEYKEFYDLFNGYVTAGQGHTVNPYTGQPYEPEMVPRGDYARVLAEFWADGPASETPPGHWFTILNGVNDHPALVKKIGGVGEVVSDLEWDVKGYFALGAVMHDVAISVWGIKSYYDFIRPVSAIRAMAAYGQSSDSTLASYDPKGLPLYEGYIELVEEGDELAGESNENVGKIKVFAWRGADYVENPDTDVAGVGWILAENWRTYQKASFITPPFAGYISGHSTFSRAASEILTAFTGDEYFPGGLGEFQFNAGEYLLFEDGPSVDMTLQWATYRDASDETSLSRIWGGIHPPIDDIPGRRVGTDIANEVYAEALQYFAGTATSVADTPSASRGFDIGVYPNPVGASHALNVTVDGGKSGVSLEVFNVLGQEVLTYRAPAFQKVIQLDTSDLAAGVYLVRVSGEHGTVARPVTIR